A DNA window from Streptomyces sp. 71268 contains the following coding sequences:
- a CDS encoding TldD/PmbA family protein: protein MSPAELFGDGEHAALAPVLRELGPATLALLRRGATQQTALRGDAVTSTRHSTAGSALETVGPGARRHTFTGACSAAALHRLAEAAQGSGAAAAPEAAGREALDAGDELPAEVAAALPRLAGQLADRMLSGGHPGLVPLINADATRTRIAVLRADGTLATDDRLYLELRVGARIAGAPATARGLRIVSATSLELLLKGDRHLAAADEVVRAALARTDAVDPPEGELPVVLGPAGPAALLHEVCGHGLEADVACAPGGAYQDLLGRRVASPLVTVVDDPGMPSWAPLYRVDDEGRAAGPTPLIDRGVLAGYLADGEVSRRTGHPATGNGRRLDHAHPALSRMSCTYLAAGQAPPEEALAGIRRGLYVRSVVTGETDMSGGEFTADVTESFLVENGRITAPVRSATLHGSGTDVLRRIDVVCDDLDFLAYGYHCNKQGQFPLKVSVGQPTVRIRALGVTGA from the coding sequence GTGAGCCCCGCCGAGCTGTTCGGCGACGGCGAGCACGCCGCGCTGGCTCCGGTGCTGCGCGAACTGGGCCCGGCCACCCTCGCGTTGCTGCGCCGCGGCGCCACGCAGCAGACCGCCCTGCGCGGTGACGCCGTCACCTCGACCCGGCACAGCACCGCGGGCTCGGCCCTGGAGACCGTCGGCCCCGGCGCGCGCCGCCACACGTTCACCGGCGCCTGCTCGGCCGCCGCACTGCACCGCCTCGCCGAGGCCGCCCAGGGCTCCGGCGCGGCCGCCGCTCCCGAGGCCGCCGGGCGGGAGGCGCTGGACGCCGGGGACGAGCTGCCCGCCGAGGTGGCGGCGGCGCTGCCGCGCCTCGCCGGACAGCTGGCCGACCGCATGCTCAGCGGTGGCCACCCGGGGCTCGTTCCGCTGATCAACGCCGACGCCACCCGTACCCGTATCGCCGTTCTGCGCGCCGACGGGACCCTGGCCACCGACGACCGGCTGTATCTGGAGCTGCGCGTTGGGGCGCGGATCGCCGGCGCCCCGGCGACCGCGCGCGGCCTGCGCATCGTCTCCGCCACGTCCCTGGAGCTGCTGCTCAAGGGCGACCGGCACCTGGCCGCCGCCGACGAGGTGGTACGCGCCGCCCTGGCGCGGACCGACGCGGTCGACCCGCCCGAGGGCGAACTGCCGGTGGTCCTCGGGCCCGCCGGGCCCGCCGCGCTGCTGCACGAGGTGTGCGGGCACGGCCTGGAGGCCGACGTGGCGTGCGCGCCCGGGGGCGCCTACCAGGACCTGCTCGGCCGACGCGTGGCCTCGCCCCTGGTGACCGTCGTCGACGACCCCGGCATGCCGAGCTGGGCGCCGCTGTACCGGGTCGACGACGAGGGCCGGGCCGCCGGGCCGACCCCCCTCATCGACCGGGGCGTGCTCGCGGGATACCTCGCCGACGGCGAGGTGTCCCGGCGTACCGGCCACCCCGCGACCGGCAACGGCCGACGCCTCGACCACGCCCACCCCGCGCTGTCCCGGATGAGCTGTACGTATCTCGCGGCGGGCCAGGCCCCGCCGGAGGAGGCGCTCGCGGGCATCCGTCGCGGGCTGTACGTGCGGTCCGTCGTGACCGGCGAGACCGACATGAGCGGCGGCGAGTTCACCGCCGACGTCACCGAGAGCTTCCTCGTCGAGAACGGCCGCATCACCGCTCCCGTACGGTCGGCGACCCTGCACGGCTCCGGCACGGACGTCCTGCGGCGGATCGACGTCGTCTGCGACGACCTGGACTTCCTGGCGTACGGCTACCACTGCAACAAACAGGGGCAGTTCCCGCTCAAAGTGTCGGTCGGGCAGCCCACCGTCCGCATCCGTGCCCTGGGGGTCACCGGCGCATGA
- a CDS encoding lantibiotic dehydratase — MSGRWLLHDHAILRSTGFPWQLVEALDWPRTDAALADLDRAESDLADAVTGVVAAIRADPSAVEPRLSRKLRKALSRHDDAPDELYTAVDSQPVRSALQEYAKRLAAVRDARHTAGWCADEETGESHRALVEAVADPALREAVWLSSPSMHDRGIGELSALAARPSRGPARRLRRQFAAYLQRLSAKNETTSFFGPVNYAEFGQEPTGTEPLVSAPALRSASLAYWAVVVLADAVAADPAVQPYLRPRTSGLVSRAEPLTVAGKRPSLPPATLALLRAADGRHTVTELARSLGASPDTVLATARHAADRGLLLLDCRPPVTVTDALGWLRAEVASFPTGADWLHLLDRVQGRLAAFGTAGLERRRELLAELEREIARQGDGAVRRGGGEWYADRLVVHEEALGSVSPLPLGRALRDRLRDRLAPALDLLAAEAVARHARLTRQFLERHPELASGATVPLLTLLRTPAPDATDAAPPDDGPLTPAGLRLAELVERAAHTDPDRPLRVDPADLPPVDLGTDPLIASPDVMFRAESLADVLAGDGDLVLAECHDTLLIWGWALQFHPQRQQVQEAGADLLRRACADTTMAVVLGSRRAKIVPFDFPGPVVDLGSTPPHGDRPRLPLADVGVVLRGGRLVCTAPGVPHFLLHHGELDSDVHNVLAPPRVRPVRFGQSPRTPRVVLGDVVLARARWEVDRAELFPRQGEAVDELRLLRTARAAATAHGLPRRGFLKVPGERKPVLLDLRAPALLDLGRHLSARAVRDHVVLTELLPGPDGLWLRGERGRHCAELRTTMVLDRTNGPGQPGPPGVSARLGETGRGDAE, encoded by the coding sequence ATGAGCGGTCGATGGCTGCTCCACGACCACGCGATCCTCCGCAGCACGGGCTTCCCCTGGCAGCTCGTCGAAGCCCTCGACTGGCCGCGCACCGACGCCGCCCTCGCTGACCTCGACCGGGCCGAGTCGGACCTCGCGGACGCGGTCACCGGGGTGGTCGCCGCCATACGGGCCGACCCGTCGGCGGTGGAGCCGCGCCTCTCCCGCAAGCTGCGCAAGGCGCTGAGCCGCCACGACGACGCACCCGACGAGCTGTACACCGCCGTCGACAGCCAGCCGGTGCGCTCGGCCCTCCAGGAGTACGCGAAGCGCCTCGCGGCCGTGCGGGACGCGCGGCACACCGCCGGGTGGTGCGCGGACGAGGAGACCGGGGAGAGCCACCGGGCGCTCGTCGAGGCCGTCGCGGACCCCGCCCTGCGCGAGGCCGTGTGGCTGTCCAGCCCCTCGATGCACGACCGTGGCATCGGCGAACTGTCCGCCCTGGCGGCACGCCCCTCCCGGGGCCCCGCCCGCAGACTGCGCCGCCAGTTCGCCGCGTACCTGCAGCGGCTGTCCGCCAAGAACGAGACCACGTCGTTCTTCGGCCCCGTCAACTACGCCGAGTTCGGCCAGGAGCCGACCGGCACCGAGCCCCTCGTCTCGGCCCCGGCGCTGCGTTCGGCCTCGCTCGCGTACTGGGCGGTGGTGGTCCTCGCCGACGCGGTCGCGGCCGATCCCGCCGTCCAGCCGTACCTGCGCCCGCGCACCAGCGGCCTCGTCTCCCGCGCGGAGCCGCTCACCGTCGCGGGCAAGCGGCCGAGCCTGCCGCCCGCCACCCTGGCACTGCTGCGCGCCGCCGACGGCCGCCACACGGTGACGGAACTGGCCCGGTCGCTCGGCGCCTCCCCCGACACGGTCCTCGCGACGGCGCGGCACGCGGCGGACCGCGGCCTGCTCCTCCTCGACTGCCGCCCGCCGGTAACCGTCACCGACGCGCTCGGGTGGCTGCGCGCGGAGGTCGCCTCGTTCCCCACCGGGGCGGACTGGCTCCACCTTCTGGACCGTGTCCAGGGGCGGTTGGCGGCCTTCGGCACGGCGGGCCTTGAGCGACGGCGGGAGCTGCTCGCCGAGCTGGAGCGGGAGATCGCCCGCCAGGGAGACGGAGCGGTGCGCCGTGGCGGCGGCGAGTGGTACGCGGACCGCCTGGTGGTGCACGAGGAGGCGCTGGGCAGTGTCAGCCCGCTGCCGCTCGGGCGCGCGCTGCGGGACCGGCTGCGCGATCGGCTCGCACCGGCGCTCGACCTGCTCGCCGCCGAGGCCGTGGCCCGCCACGCCCGGCTCACCCGACAGTTCCTGGAGCGCCACCCCGAACTCGCCTCGGGCGCCACGGTCCCGCTGCTCACCCTGCTGCGTACGCCCGCACCAGACGCGACAGACGCGGCACCACCGGACGACGGGCCGCTCACGCCCGCGGGTCTGCGCCTGGCGGAACTCGTGGAGCGGGCGGCACACACCGATCCCGACCGCCCGCTGCGCGTCGACCCGGCCGACCTCCCCCCGGTGGACCTCGGTACCGACCCGCTGATCGCCTCGCCCGACGTGATGTTCCGGGCCGAAAGCCTCGCCGACGTCCTCGCGGGCGACGGCGACCTGGTGCTCGCCGAGTGCCACGACACCCTGCTGATCTGGGGGTGGGCGCTGCAGTTCCACCCCCAGCGGCAGCAGGTCCAGGAGGCGGGCGCCGACCTCCTGCGCCGCGCCTGCGCGGACACCACGATGGCGGTCGTGCTCGGCTCCCGCCGGGCGAAGATCGTGCCGTTCGACTTCCCCGGCCCGGTGGTCGACCTCGGCAGTACGCCGCCGCACGGCGACCGGCCGCGCCTGCCGCTGGCCGACGTGGGGGTCGTGCTGCGCGGCGGCAGGCTGGTGTGCACCGCGCCCGGCGTACCGCACTTCCTCCTCCATCACGGCGAGTTGGACTCCGACGTGCACAACGTCCTCGCCCCACCCCGGGTCCGTCCCGTCCGCTTCGGGCAGTCCCCTCGCACACCGCGCGTGGTGCTCGGCGATGTCGTCCTGGCGCGGGCCCGCTGGGAGGTGGACCGCGCCGAGCTGTTCCCACGGCAGGGCGAGGCGGTCGACGAACTGCGGCTTCTTCGCACCGCCCGCGCGGCGGCCACCGCCCACGGGCTGCCGCGCCGTGGCTTCCTCAAGGTGCCGGGCGAGCGCAAGCCCGTACTCCTCGACCTGCGGGCGCCCGCGCTGCTCGACCTGGGCCGCCACCTCTCGGCCCGGGCGGTGCGGGACCACGTGGTCCTCACGGAGCTGCTGCCGGGACCCGACGGGCTGTGGTTGCGCGGAGAGCGGGGCAGACACTGCGCCGAACTGCGTACGACGATGGTGCTCGACCGGACGAACGGCCCGGGACAACCGGGACCACCAGGAGTGTCGGCGCGCCTGGGAGAGACCGGACGAGGGGACGCGGAGTGA
- a CDS encoding FAD-dependent oxidoreductase, translating into MSDKSAARRPDVIVVGAGVVGASTARELAHAGARVLLIERDQEPGAGSRAAAGVGVPSVRLLQDPPMLAFALRGQRTLAKDLDRLATPARPLSGACGVLRPVADEAAADRLAALAAEHPGFLGSWASPDEVAALEPTMRKAAHGAYVDPGATVVDAPAYVDALVAEARRAGVTVRTDCPLLGLRSDDQGVTAELPDGPVRADTLVLAAGAWAGALPGLPALPVRPLRGQMLRLAPESADQRPRHIVSGPLYLAPAPDGRTVLVGATEEDTGLTPGPTVEGTLMLLAHVARNWPALRTARVVDTWYGFRAATKDGRPLIGGLPGHPRVVVATGHGGQGILTGGRTGELVAALVSGEQPAELVDFDPARTTL; encoded by the coding sequence ATGTCTGACAAGAGCGCTGCCCGGCGGCCGGACGTGATCGTCGTGGGCGCCGGTGTGGTCGGCGCCTCCACGGCGCGCGAACTGGCCCACGCGGGCGCCCGCGTACTGCTGATCGAGCGTGACCAAGAGCCGGGAGCCGGTTCCCGCGCCGCCGCCGGGGTGGGCGTACCCTCCGTGCGGCTCCTCCAGGACCCGCCCATGCTCGCCTTCGCGCTCCGCGGTCAGCGGACCCTGGCCAAGGACCTCGACCGACTCGCGACGCCGGCACGCCCGCTGTCGGGGGCCTGCGGAGTGCTGCGGCCCGTCGCCGACGAGGCGGCCGCGGACCGCCTGGCCGCGCTCGCGGCCGAGCACCCCGGATTCCTCGGCTCCTGGGCCTCCCCGGACGAGGTCGCCGCTCTGGAGCCCACGATGCGGAAGGCCGCGCACGGCGCCTACGTCGATCCCGGTGCCACCGTCGTCGACGCCCCCGCCTACGTGGACGCCCTCGTCGCCGAGGCACGCCGGGCCGGTGTCACCGTGCGCACCGACTGCCCGCTCCTCGGCCTACGCTCCGACGACCAGGGCGTGACCGCCGAGCTGCCCGACGGTCCGGTCCGCGCCGACACCCTGGTCCTGGCGGCGGGCGCCTGGGCCGGCGCGCTGCCCGGCCTGCCCGCGCTTCCCGTACGACCCCTCAGGGGCCAGATGCTCCGCCTCGCCCCCGAGTCGGCGGACCAGCGCCCCCGCCACATCGTCTCCGGCCCGCTCTACCTCGCCCCGGCACCCGACGGACGCACGGTGCTGGTCGGGGCCACGGAGGAGGACACCGGTCTCACGCCGGGGCCCACGGTCGAAGGCACCCTGATGCTGCTCGCCCACGTCGCCCGGAACTGGCCCGCGCTCCGCACGGCCCGGGTGGTCGACACCTGGTACGGCTTCCGCGCCGCGACCAAGGACGGCCGCCCCCTGATCGGCGGACTGCCCGGCCACCCCCGCGTCGTCGTCGCCACGGGCCACGGCGGCCAGGGCATCCTCACCGGGGGCCGCACCGGCGAGCTGGTGGCCGCGCTGGTCTCCGGTGAACAGCCCGCGGAACTGGTGGACTTCGACCCGGCGAGGACCACCTTATGA
- a CDS encoding ammosamide/lymphostin RiPP family protein — MSDSEKVLDASTADVVEGAESATGEVDNAEELTPTAATEPTEAAQQDGLDDGLDDDLDDMEFMLDEIENRIAPLA, encoded by the coding sequence ATGTCCGACAGCGAGAAGGTCCTGGACGCGAGCACCGCCGATGTGGTCGAGGGGGCCGAATCGGCTACGGGCGAAGTGGACAATGCCGAGGAGTTAACCCCTACGGCAGCCACCGAGCCCACTGAAGCGGCACAGCAGGACGGTCTTGACGACGGCCTCGACGACGATCTCGACGACATGGAATTCATGCTCGACGAGATCGAGAACCGCATCGCCCCGCTGGCCTGA
- a CDS encoding lantibiotic dehydratase, producing MSWKLSDTFLLRRAGFPFDLLDGFAATDLARIALRWADVTEEAERRRRTLLGELFPAAVERARKREDRAALRGLSALRRSVGRRRVRPAPPGLDDELTQAHRAWAEQADQATQLAAEARRAVAPAWESAGRGLRELAEREDISDALLQLSPDFHEATTRHLADDRRADAASRAHDRRLWSYLQRLAAKNETTSAFGPVTFGSFGAVDAPETGAELPAGVRERVAFVSFWAAVAIGRAATRSAAVRDLVPARRLPAVHLAGDLATLPGRPPVQLSETELSVLHACDGTRDARGVADATRLDIAATRTALAALERSALIQRRCEPCSTNLDPLHDVLDQLPDTPELHAFTAAAREFADLVAAFATSPPDARRAALRRAERAFETLTGTPARRNAGGTYADRLVLFEDCHGDGQPLILPERLRQRIQHELRPVLDFGLTVGQRVRTAHRQLATELLADTGELPFLEFAARLTRAVEEGRLRPALAPVERLHDAYRSLVTDASDGRTARLDPDRLAALGRPDDTPAFVSPDLLLTGARHGEGPLVLGEIHPYVFGWGLQGGFAPDPEALRQELAGLLPAWGGPDRLATVLHRRRHKGLITNRFPGTFIEVTGTARSAPRRVPINDLRVTLRDGEPTLLGPDGPLELYVGEADHPHLRVFAPAQVEVARLAFGERTPRVVVGDVVVQRAAWRPGDTHREALVAATTEQLPVAVASLRRALGLPRHLFSLGAGEIKPLYLDLDCVHSQYALRQQAERGPLSLVEMLPAPDQLWLRRSTGAFTSELRLSMSRVTGGRA from the coding sequence ATGAGCTGGAAGCTCAGCGACACCTTCCTGCTGCGGCGGGCCGGCTTTCCCTTCGACCTGCTCGACGGGTTCGCCGCCACCGACCTCGCCCGCATCGCCCTGCGCTGGGCCGACGTCACGGAGGAGGCCGAGCGGCGGCGCCGGACACTGCTTGGCGAGCTGTTCCCCGCCGCCGTGGAACGGGCCCGCAAGCGCGAGGACCGAGCGGCGCTGCGCGGCCTGTCCGCGCTGCGCCGCTCGGTCGGCCGCCGCCGGGTCCGCCCCGCACCACCGGGCCTCGACGACGAGCTGACCCAAGCCCACCGCGCCTGGGCGGAACAGGCCGACCAAGCCACTCAGCTGGCCGCGGAGGCGCGACGCGCCGTGGCGCCCGCCTGGGAGAGCGCGGGCCGCGGCCTGCGCGAACTCGCCGAGCGCGAGGACATCTCCGACGCCCTCCTCCAACTCTCGCCCGACTTCCACGAAGCCACCACGCGCCACCTCGCCGACGACCGGCGCGCCGACGCGGCGTCCCGGGCGCACGACCGGCGCCTGTGGTCCTACCTGCAGCGCCTCGCCGCCAAGAACGAGACCACCAGCGCCTTCGGTCCCGTGACCTTCGGCTCCTTCGGCGCGGTCGACGCACCGGAGACGGGCGCGGAACTCCCCGCCGGCGTACGCGAACGCGTCGCCTTCGTCTCGTTCTGGGCCGCCGTGGCCATCGGCCGCGCCGCGACCCGCAGCGCGGCCGTGCGCGACCTCGTCCCGGCGCGCCGCTTGCCCGCCGTCCACCTCGCCGGCGACCTGGCGACCCTGCCCGGCCGCCCGCCCGTCCAGCTCTCCGAGACCGAGCTGAGCGTGCTGCACGCCTGCGACGGCACCCGCGACGCCCGGGGCGTCGCCGACGCCACCCGGCTCGACATCGCCGCCACCCGCACGGCCCTCGCCGCCCTGGAGCGCTCCGCGCTCATCCAGCGGCGCTGCGAGCCGTGCTCCACCAACCTCGACCCGCTGCACGACGTACTCGACCAACTCCCCGACACCCCCGAACTGCACGCGTTCACCGCCGCGGCGAGGGAGTTCGCCGATCTCGTCGCCGCCTTCGCCACCAGCCCGCCCGACGCGCGCCGCGCCGCGCTCCGCCGCGCCGAGCGGGCCTTCGAAACCCTCACGGGCACTCCCGCCCGACGCAACGCGGGCGGCACCTACGCCGACCGGCTCGTCCTCTTCGAGGACTGCCACGGAGACGGCCAGCCCCTCATCCTCCCAGAGCGCCTGCGGCAGCGCATCCAGCACGAACTGCGCCCCGTGCTCGACTTCGGCCTCACCGTCGGACAGCGGGTGCGCACCGCCCACCGCCAGCTTGCCACCGAACTGCTCGCCGATACGGGCGAGTTGCCCTTCCTCGAATTCGCCGCGCGGCTCACCCGCGCCGTCGAAGAAGGCCGCCTGCGCCCGGCGCTCGCCCCGGTGGAACGGCTCCACGACGCCTACCGGAGCCTGGTCACCGACGCGAGCGACGGCCGCACCGCCCGCCTCGACCCCGACCGGCTGGCCGCACTCGGGCGGCCGGACGACACCCCCGCCTTCGTCAGCCCGGACCTGCTGCTCACCGGCGCCCGGCACGGCGAAGGTCCCCTCGTGCTCGGCGAGATCCACCCGTACGTCTTCGGCTGGGGCCTCCAGGGTGGCTTCGCCCCCGACCCGGAGGCGCTGCGGCAGGAACTGGCCGGGCTCCTGCCCGCCTGGGGCGGCCCCGACCGGCTCGCCACCGTGCTGCACCGCAGGCGCCACAAGGGTCTGATCACCAACCGCTTCCCGGGCACGTTCATCGAGGTCACCGGCACCGCGCGCAGCGCACCCCGCCGCGTGCCCATCAACGACCTGCGGGTCACCCTGCGCGACGGCGAGCCCACGCTGCTCGGCCCGGACGGCCCGCTGGAGCTGTACGTCGGCGAGGCGGACCACCCGCACCTGCGCGTCTTCGCCCCCGCCCAGGTCGAAGTGGCCCGGCTAGCCTTCGGCGAACGCACCCCGAGGGTCGTCGTCGGTGACGTCGTGGTGCAGCGCGCGGCCTGGCGGCCCGGTGACACCCACCGTGAGGCCCTCGTGGCGGCCACCACCGAGCAACTGCCCGTGGCCGTCGCCTCGTTGCGCCGCGCCCTCGGCCTGCCCAGACATCTCTTCTCCCTCGGCGCGGGCGAGATCAAGCCCCTCTACCTGGACCTCGACTGCGTCCACAGCCAGTACGCGCTGCGACAGCAAGCCGAACGCGGGCCCCTGTCCCTGGTGGAGATGCTCCCCGCGCCCGACCAGCTCTGGCTGCGCCGCTCCACCGGCGCCTTCACCAGCGAGCTGCGCCTGTCCATGTCCCGGGTGACGGGAGGCCGCGCGTGA
- a CDS encoding lantibiotic dehydratase: MSPVFVLRHAGMPWEWLADVAFPAELVRLADHAEDDDADATARFDDAYATERARLRAELHRRARHEEFRAAVFLSNPGMYEGMLRGYLDRDEIPDNARFRRVERQIYLYLQRFCGKNETTSTFGPMGYGERDDGEGLRVERRAQRRKVLPARWALEELARALARDAALRRHIPVRRPLLTTSADSDRTPRTPPERALWDALADGPLSPAALADRLGTSVAETGRQLRPLLADGRLHRGLLFPADVVDGLAGLRDAVAALPEVPGRDVWLAELDAFADGLRAFAAAGVDQRARLLTALETRFTELTGVPARRGAGDVYADRLILFEEASSPFHLRVGDDLARSVERQVADGLDLSAAAGTAVQRDYQERMAAVLRELGGSARFTEYAAAAKPQGEMSSSFGGHQHTTTVDVPPGDDVTLPAPAELAAPQRYALPDICLTSPFGPRPGVLLARVHHHLLLEGWLTTFWDDPDRITRQVRTWLTGTAPGRQLAALATTRRNKGFYRFPGRRVLIAHVDHEGGTDTVAGDRLTVRLRDGAPQLTDPDGHRVLLYPMLADLTTYPPIAALTDAPVLHLPVRQADPGRALGRVRVGDAVYQRARWELELTELRGLRGSAAFRWLRRTARRTGLPRFFFVRAESERKPLLIDSWSPFAVDVLCHLARDVDRCRAEEMYPAPEDLWLRDERGHYTCELRVQFLRAVDGHVDEAGDRDGATDGHTDSAGERTAP, encoded by the coding sequence ATGTCGCCGGTCTTCGTGCTGCGCCACGCGGGGATGCCCTGGGAGTGGCTGGCCGACGTCGCCTTCCCCGCCGAACTGGTGCGGCTCGCCGACCACGCGGAGGACGACGACGCCGACGCCACCGCCCGCTTCGACGACGCGTACGCGACCGAACGTGCCCGCCTGCGCGCGGAGTTGCACCGGCGGGCACGCCACGAGGAGTTCCGCGCCGCCGTGTTCCTCTCCAACCCCGGCATGTACGAGGGCATGCTGCGCGGATACCTGGACCGGGACGAGATACCGGACAACGCGCGCTTCCGGCGCGTCGAGCGACAGATCTACCTCTACCTCCAGCGGTTCTGCGGCAAGAACGAGACCACCAGCACCTTCGGCCCGATGGGATACGGCGAACGGGACGACGGCGAGGGCCTGCGCGTCGAGCGGCGCGCACAGCGCCGCAAGGTCCTGCCCGCGCGCTGGGCACTGGAGGAACTGGCCCGCGCCCTGGCACGGGATGCCGCACTGCGCCGTCACATCCCGGTGCGCCGCCCCCTCCTGACCACGTCGGCGGACTCGGACCGGACGCCGCGCACGCCACCGGAGCGGGCCCTGTGGGACGCGCTGGCCGACGGCCCGCTGTCGCCCGCCGCGCTCGCCGACCGCCTCGGCACCTCCGTCGCCGAGACCGGACGGCAACTGCGCCCGCTGCTCGCGGACGGACGGCTACACCGGGGGCTGCTGTTCCCCGCCGACGTCGTCGACGGCCTCGCCGGGCTGCGCGACGCGGTCGCGGCGCTGCCCGAAGTACCGGGCCGTGACGTCTGGTTGGCCGAGCTGGACGCCTTCGCCGACGGCCTGCGGGCGTTCGCCGCGGCCGGGGTGGACCAACGCGCACGCCTCCTGACCGCGCTGGAGACCAGGTTCACGGAACTGACCGGAGTCCCCGCCCGCCGTGGGGCCGGAGACGTCTACGCGGACCGCCTCATCCTCTTCGAGGAGGCGTCCTCCCCCTTCCACCTCAGGGTCGGAGACGACCTCGCGCGGAGTGTCGAACGCCAGGTGGCCGACGGACTCGACCTCTCCGCCGCCGCGGGCACCGCCGTCCAGCGCGACTACCAGGAGCGGATGGCCGCCGTGCTGCGGGAGCTGGGGGGCTCGGCGCGGTTCACCGAGTACGCGGCCGCCGCCAAGCCCCAGGGGGAGATGAGCTCAAGCTTCGGCGGCCACCAGCACACCACCACCGTCGACGTGCCGCCGGGGGACGACGTCACCCTGCCCGCCCCGGCCGAGCTCGCGGCGCCCCAGCGCTACGCACTCCCCGACATCTGCCTGACCTCCCCGTTCGGCCCCCGCCCCGGTGTCCTGCTCGCCCGCGTGCACCACCACCTGCTCCTGGAGGGCTGGCTCACCACCTTCTGGGACGACCCCGACCGCATCACCCGGCAAGTACGGACCTGGCTCACCGGCACCGCCCCCGGACGGCAGCTCGCCGCGCTCGCCACCACCCGGCGCAACAAGGGCTTCTACCGGTTCCCGGGGCGACGCGTCCTCATCGCGCACGTCGACCACGAGGGCGGCACCGACACGGTGGCGGGCGACCGGCTGACCGTACGGCTGCGCGACGGCGCGCCGCAGCTCACCGACCCGGACGGGCACCGCGTGCTGCTGTACCCGATGCTCGCCGACCTCACCACGTACCCGCCGATCGCGGCCCTGACGGACGCCCCCGTCCTGCACCTGCCGGTCCGGCAGGCCGACCCGGGGCGGGCCCTCGGGCGAGTGCGGGTCGGCGACGCCGTCTACCAACGGGCCCGCTGGGAACTGGAGCTGACGGAACTGCGCGGCCTGCGCGGCAGCGCGGCCTTCCGGTGGCTGCGCCGCACCGCGCGCCGCACCGGGCTGCCCCGGTTCTTCTTCGTCCGCGCGGAGAGCGAACGCAAACCCCTCCTCATCGACTCCTGGTCGCCCTTCGCCGTGGACGTGCTCTGCCACCTGGCACGGGACGTCGACCGCTGCCGGGCCGAGGAGATGTATCCGGCACCCGAGGACCTCTGGCTCCGAGACGAGCGCGGGCACTACACGTGCGAGCTGCGAGTACAGTTCTTGCGCGCGGTGGACGGCCACGTCGACGAAGCGGGTGACCGCGACGGCGCGACGGATGGCCACACCGACTCGGCAGGCGAGAGGACGGCACCGTGA